One genomic window of Gossypium hirsutum isolate 1008001.06 chromosome D11, Gossypium_hirsutum_v2.1, whole genome shotgun sequence includes the following:
- the LOC107955013 gene encoding TMV resistance protein N, whose translation MLSLPSTSSSISRKKYDVFLSFRGEDTRNNFTDHLYDALSRSGIVTFRDDSKLEVGEEIAPELFTAIQQSWCSVIVFSQTYAFSSWCLEELAEIVKQKNDMGHKVFPIFYNVDPSDLRKQKEKAEEAFAKHEERYKEDRDKIQRWRNALTQVANIKGWHLNNRHESEFIRDIVKKISAKLCQTYSITHSNLVGMTVPLEDLYLKINIGEDDVRIIGICGMGGIGKTTLARVAYDQMSPHFEGKSFLADIREVSDKCGLVSLQKQLLSQIFHGECFNFFDVHEGSTIISHRLSHKKVLVVLDNVDNMQHLKCLVGRHDWFGLGSRIIVTTRDEHLLRCCPVDDVYMPTTLNPKDALQLFNLKAFHSDIVPNDDFIELSEHVIDYACGLPLALEVLGSFLCVRDATQWRSAIKRLKRDSNKEILDKLRISFDGLEEREKNIFLDIACFFNGEKKDFVIKVLDGCEFFPDIGIDVLIKKSLVKIDKHNKYLKMHDLLQEMGRKIVREKCVDEPGKRCRLWEEMDVHHILTKNTATEIIEGMIIDNKRESSKMLNLSVHAFSKMKKLRLLRVLCLSECDDIKFLSNELRLLDWKGYPLRSLPSSFQPDNLVALLLPYSHIQQLWKGNRPLCKLKMMNLEGSQNLIKTPDFTTASNLEVLILEGCTKLVDVHPSIAVLKSLKVLNLRDCKSLKSLPTKIGMESLETLILSGCSSLVRFPEIDGKMERLKTLDLSGCYRVENLSENLQQAKFLENLDLSETAITEPPSFIFQFKNLKVLSFNGCKRSSKLQQNLPSLFKLIRRGRTNSMAPMLPSLSGLSSLRELNLRDCSLCEGDIPSDISGLSSLKFLDLKGNNFISIPASIIRLSKLNYIRLSDCKMLKSLPELPTSTEDVWIDGCSSLEVVASPSKVCNLSDSAYITAINCYNLAENNNALTLLKKHLKAFANSRKRFFVIIPGNEIPEWFRQQRGGPLIEIPLPLNIQNDSQWIGVAVCCIFVNDSASGDKIFGCKANIQSKIAGQSGCKNYRAVHSSIISLGQEYVQPIKKDHLFLNYWSRDELYPSSLEDKCEPKNLLTADCSDQECDELQISFAGNYSFKAKKCGVRIVYEKDLEENKELQCHSTQSSSNFEHILQHSAHNNESLGSTSHVKRKRNIYEEAEGEGPQPRRMQKFFNFIMGQSEKKH comes from the exons ATGTTGTCATTACCTTCAACTTCTTCGTCCATTTCTAGAAAGAAATATGATGTTTTCTTGAGTTTTAGAGGTGAAGATACCCGCAACAACTTTACCGATCATCTCTATGATGCTCTAAGTAGGAGTGGGATCGTCACTTTCAGGGATGATTCAAAGCTGGAGGTCGGCGAAGAGATCGCGCCAGAACTCTTTACAGCAATTCAGCAATCATGGTGCTCGGTAATCGTTTTTTCACAAACTTATGCCTTTTCAAGTTGGTGCTTGGAGGAGCTTGCTGAGATTGTTAAGCAAAAAAACGACATGGGACATAAGGTATTTCCAATTTTCTACAATGTGGATCCATCCGAtttaagaaaacagaaagagaaagCTGAGGAGGCCTTTGCCAAACACGAAGAGAGATACAAGGAAGATAGAGACAAGATCCAAAGGTGGCGAAATGCTTTGACTCAAGTGGCAAACATCAAGGGATGGCATTTAAATAACAG GCATGAATCAGAATTTATTAGAGACATTGTTAAGAAGATATCAGCAAAACTATGTCAGACATATTCAATTACTCATAGTAACTTGGTTGGAATGACTGTACCCTTGGAggatttatatttgaaaataaacattGGGGAAGATGATGTCCGCATTATAGGGATTTGTGGAATGGGTGGCATCGGTAAAACAACACTCGCAAGAGTTGCTTATGATCAAATGTCACCTCATTTTGAAGGTAAAAGCTTTCTTGCTGATATTCGAGAAGTTTCAGACAAATGCGGACTAGTTTCTTTACAGAAACAACTTCTTTCACAGATCTTTCATGGTGAATGCTTCAACTTTTTCGATGTCCATGAAGGGAGTACCATAATTAGCCATAGGTTATCTCATAAAAAGGTTCTTGTTGTTCTTGATAATGTTGATAACATGCAACACCTAAAATGCTTGGTTGGAAGGCATGATTGGTTCGGATTAGGGAGTAGAATCATTGTAACAACAAGAGACGAACATTTGCTTCGATGTTGCCCAGTTGATGATGTGTATATGCCCACAACACTGAATCCCAAAGATGCGCTTCAACTTTTCAATCTGAAAGCTTTCCATAGTGATATAGTGCCGAATGATGATTTCATTGAGCTTTCTGAACATGTCATAGATTATGCTTGTGGGCTCCCTTTAGCTCTTGAAGTTTTGGGTTCCTTTTTGTGCGTTAGAGATGCAACTCAATGGAGGAGTGCGATTAAAAGACTTAAAAGGGATTCTAATAAAGAAATTCTCGATAAACTTCGAATCAGCTTTGATGGACTAGAAGAAAGGGAGAAGAATATATTTCTAGATATAGCATGCTTCTTCAATGGGGAGAAGAAAGATTTTGTAATCAAAGTATTGGATGGTTGTGAGTTTTTTCCAGATATTGGAATTGATGTTCTCATTAAAAAATCTCTGGTAAAAATCGACAAACACAACAAATATTTGAAGATGCATGACTTGTTGCAAGAAATGGGAAGAAAAATTGTTAGAGAAAAATGTGTTGACGAACCTGGAAAGCGTTGCAGATTGTGGGAAGAAATGGACGTCCATCATATCCTAACAAAAAACACA GCTACAGAAATAATTGAAGGCATGATTATCGATAATAAAAG GGAATCGAGCAAAATGCTCAACTTAAGTGTTCATGCATTCTCAAAGATGAAAAAATTGAGATTGCTCAGAGTGCTTTGCCTATCAGAATGTGATGATATCAAATTTCTTTCTAATGAGTTACGGCTTTTAGATTGGAAAGGATACCCTTTAAGATCGTTGCCTTCAAGCTTCCAACCGGACAACCTTGTCGCACTTCTTTTACCATATAGTCACATTCAACAACTATGGAAGGGAAATAGA CCCTTGTGTAAGTTGAAAATGATGAACCTTGAAGGGTCCCAAAACCTGATCAAGACACCAGACTTCACAACGGCATCAAATCTTGAAGTTCTAATATTGGAAGGTTGTACCAAATTAGTGGATGTTCATCCATCAATCGCAGTACTTAAGAGCCTTAAAGTTTTGAATTTAAGAGATTGCAAAAGTCTTAAGAGTCTTCCCACCAAAATTGGAATGGAATCTCTTGAAACATTAATTCTTTCGGGTTGCTCAAGTCTTGTAAGGTTTCCGGAGATTGATGGGAAAATGGAACGTCTAAAAACTTTAGATCTTTCCGGTTGTTATAGAGTTGAAAATTTATCGGAGAATTTGCAGCAAGCGAAGTTTTTGGAAAATCTCGACTTGAGTGAAACAGCCATAACAGAACCACCATccttcatttttcaatttaaaaatcttaaagttCTGTCTTTCAATGGATGCAAAAGATCATCAAAGTTACAGCAAAATCTTCCTTCTCTTTTCAAGTTAATCCGAAGAGGAAGGACAAATTCCATGGCTCCGATGTTACCTTCATTGTCAGGTTTGTCTTCATTAAGAGAGTTGAATCTAAGGGACTGCAGTCTTTGTGAAGGAGATATTCCTAGTGATATTTCTGGTTTATCCTCTTTGAAATTCCTTGATCTTAAGGGTAACAATTTCATCAGCATACCTGCATCTATTATTCGACTTTCCAAGCTTAATTATATTAGATTGTCAGATTGCAAGATGCTTAAATCGTTGCCTGAGCTACCAACAAGTACAGAAGATGTGTGGATAGATGGTTGTTCTTCACTTGAAGTAGTTGCAAGTCCATCAAAAGTATGCAATTTATCGGATTCTGCTTACATTACAGCCATTAACTGCTACAATTTGGCGGAGAACAACAATGCATTAACATTGCTAAAAAAACATCTTAAG GCATTTGCAAATTCAAGAAAAAGGTTTTTTGTTATTATACCTGGAAATGAAATCCCAGAATGGTTCAGGCAACAGAGAGGTGGCCCTTTAATTGAAATACCTCTGCCTCTCAATATTCAGAATGACAGTCAATGGATTGGAGTCGCTGTGTGCTGCATTTTTGTCAATGATAGTGCTTCTGGTGATAAGATTTTCGGCTGTAAAGCTAATATCCAAAGTAAAATTGCAGGACAATCTGGCTGCAAAAATTATCGAGCGGTCCATTCGAGTATAATTTCTTTAGGTCAGGAATATGTCCAACCCATAAAGAAGGACCACCTTTTTCTTAATTATTGGTCTCGTGATGAACTATATCCATCTTCCTTGGAGGATAAATGTGAACCCAAGAATTTACTAACAGCAGATTGCTCGGATCAAGAATGCGATGAGCTTCAGATATCTTTTGCAGGTAACTACAGTTTTAAGGCGAAGAAGTGCGGTGTTAGAATAGTGTATGAGAAagatttggaagaaaacaaagagttGCAGTGTCATAGCACTCAATCttcttcaaattttgaacacatcCTCCAACACTCTGCTCACAACAATGAATCGCTAGGTAGCACTTCTCACGTAAAACGAAAACGTAATATCTACGAGGAAGCAGAGGGAGAAGGGCCACAACCAAGACGGATgcaaaaatttttcaattttataatggGCCAATCGGAGAAGAAGCATTAA